One window of Lemur catta isolate mLemCat1 chromosome 3, mLemCat1.pri, whole genome shotgun sequence genomic DNA carries:
- the KIAA2013 gene encoding uncharacterized protein KIAA2013 homolog isoform X1 — protein sequence MWLQQRLKGLPGLLSSSWARRLLCLLGLLLLLLWFGGSGARRAAGGLHLLPWARGKPGAAEPSACLEAATRAWRGLRERGEAVPLGPGVPALVANGFLALDVAANRLWVTPGEREPAVAPDFVPFVQLRPLSALAEAGEAVLLLREGLLRRVRCLQLGNPGLGPAVAVPGPASASGLAAGSGHDCVLLQEDFLAHRGRPHVYLQHIQLNNPTERVAALQTVGPTASPVPKAFTSTLEKVGDHQFLLYSGRSPPTSTGLVHLVVVAAKKLVNRLQVAPKTQVDETVLWVVHVSGPINTQVLKSKAAKELKVLQDLARKEMLELLEMPAGELLQDHQRLWAQLFSPGVEMKKITDAHTPSGLTVNLTLYYMLSCSPAPLLSPSLSHRERDQMESTLNYEDHCFSGHATMHAENLWPGRLSTVQQILQLSDLWKLTLQKRGCKGLVKVGAPGILQGMVLSFGGLQFTENHLQFQADPDVLHNSYALHGIRYKNDHINLAVLADAEGKPYLHVSVESRGQPVKIYACEAGCLDDPVELTSAPGGHTFSVMVTQPITPLLYISTDLTHLQDLRHTLHLKAILAHDEHMAQQDPGLPFLFWFSVASLITLFHLFLFKLIYNEYCGPGAKPLFRSKEDPSV from the exons ATGTGGCTGCAGCAGCGGCTTAAAGGGCTGCCGGGACTGCTGTCGAGCAGCTGGGCCCGCCGCCTCCTCTGCCTGCTcggcctcctgctgctgcttctgtggTTTGGGGGCTCCGgggcgcggcgggcggcgggTGGCCTGCACCTACTGCCCTGGGCCCGCGGCAAGCCGGGCGCCGCCGAGCCTTCTGCCTGCCTGGAGGCGGCCACCCGCGCCTGGCGCGGCCTGCGGGAGCGTGGCGAGGCTGTACCGCTGGGCCCTGGAGTGCCGGCCCTGGTGGCCAACGGTTTCCTGGCCCTGGACGTGGCCGCCAACCGGCTCTGGGTGACCCCTGGAGAGCGGGAGCCCGCCGTGGCGCCGGACTTCGTGCCCTTCGTGCAGCTGCGCCCGCTGAGCGCGCTGGCTGAAGCTGGAGAGGCGGTGCTGCTGCTGCGGGAGGGGCTGCTCCGCCGGGTGCGTTGCCTGCAGCTCGGGAACCCGGGCCTCGGCCCTGCGGTCGCCGTCCCTggacctgcctcggcctccggcCTTGCCGCGGGGTCCGGCCACGACTGCGTGCTGCTGCAAGAGGACTTTCTGGCGCACCGTGGCCGACCCCACGTCTATCTGCAGCACATCCAACTCAACAATCCCACGGAGCGCGTGGCAGCGCTGCAGACTGTGGGGCCCACTGCCAGCCCAGTCCCCAAGGCCTTCACCAGTACCCTGGAGAAGGTTGGAGATCATCAGTTCCTCCTTTACTCAGGCCGGTCCCCGCCTACTTCCACGGGGCTGGTGCACCTGGTGGTGGTGGCTGCCAAGAAGTTAGTGAACCGGCTCCAAGTGGCTCCCAAGACACAGGTGGATGAGACAGTACTGTGGGTTGTGCATGTCTCAGGCCCCATTAACACCCAGGTGCTCAAAAGCAAAGCAGCCAAGGAGCTCAAGGTGCTCCAGGACTTGGCACGGAAGGAAATGCTGGAGCTCTTGGAGATGCCGGCCGGGGAGCTGCTTCAGGACCACCAGCGCCTCTGGGCTCAGCTCTTCAGTCCAG GAGTGGAGATGAAGAAGATCACTGACGCCCACACGCCGTCCGGCCTGACTGTGAACCTGACGCTCTACTACATGCTCTCCTGCTCTCCAGCCCCGCTGctcagcccctccctgagccACAGGGAGCGAGACCAGATGGAGTCGACGCTCAACTACGAAGACCACTGTTTCAGTGGCCACGCCACCATGCATGCCGAGAACCTCTGGCCGGGGCGGCTGTCGACCGTGCAGCAGATCCTGCAGCTCTCCGACCTGTGGAAGCTGACCCTCCAGAAGCGCGGCTGCAAGGGGCTGGTGAAGGTGGGCGCCCCGGGCATCCTGCAGGGCATGGTGCTCAGCTTCGGGGGGCTGCAGTTCACGGAGAACCACCTCCAGTTCCAGGCCGACCCCGACGTGCTGCACAACAGCTACGCGTTGCACGGCATCCGCTACAAGAACGACCACATCAACCTGGCCGTGCTGGCGGACGCTGAGGGCAAGCCCTACCTGCACGTGTCCGTGGAGTCGCGCGGCCAGCCCGTGAAGATCTACGCCTGCGAGGCGGGCTGCCTGGACGACCCCGTGGAGCTGACCTCGGCGCCTGGGGGCCACACCTTCTCGGTCATGGTGACGCAGCCCATCACGCCGCTGCTATACATCTCCACCGACCTCACGCACCTGCAGGACCTGCGGCACACGCTGCACCTCAAGGCCATCTTGGCCCACGACGAGCACATGGCCCAGCAGGACCCTGGGCTGCCCTTCCTCTTCTGGTTCAGCGTGGCCTCCCTCATCACCCTCTTCCACCTCTTCCTCTTCAAGCTCATCTACAACGAGTACTGTGGGCCTGGAGCCAAGCCCCTCTTCAGGAGTAAG GAAGATCCCAGTGTCTGA
- the KIAA2013 gene encoding uncharacterized protein KIAA2013 homolog isoform X2, whose translation MWLQQRLKGLPGLLSSSWARRLLCLLGLLLLLLWFGGSGARRAAGGLHLLPWARGKPGAAEPSACLEAATRAWRGLRERGEAVPLGPGVPALVANGFLALDVAANRLWVTPGEREPAVAPDFVPFVQLRPLSALAEAGEAVLLLREGLLRRVRCLQLGNPGLGPAVAVPGPASASGLAAGSGHDCVLLQEDFLAHRGRPHVYLQHIQLNNPTERVAALQTVGPTASPVPKAFTSTLEKVGDHQFLLYSGRSPPTSTGLVHLVVVAAKKLVNRLQVAPKTQVDETVLWVVHVSGPINTQVLKSKAAKELKVLQDLARKEMLELLEMPAGELLQDHQRLWAQLFSPGVEMKKITDAHTPSGLTVNLTLYYMLSCSPAPLLSPSLSHRERDQMESTLNYEDHCFSGHATMHAENLWPGRLSTVQQILQLSDLWKLTLQKRGCKGLVKFQADPDVLHNSYALHGIRYKNDHINLAVLADAEGKPYLHVSVESRGQPVKIYACEAGCLDDPVELTSAPGGHTFSVMVTQPITPLLYISTDLTHLQDLRHTLHLKAILAHDEHMAQQDPGLPFLFWFSVASLITLFHLFLFKLIYNEYCGPGAKPLFRSKEDPSV comes from the exons ATGTGGCTGCAGCAGCGGCTTAAAGGGCTGCCGGGACTGCTGTCGAGCAGCTGGGCCCGCCGCCTCCTCTGCCTGCTcggcctcctgctgctgcttctgtggTTTGGGGGCTCCGgggcgcggcgggcggcgggTGGCCTGCACCTACTGCCCTGGGCCCGCGGCAAGCCGGGCGCCGCCGAGCCTTCTGCCTGCCTGGAGGCGGCCACCCGCGCCTGGCGCGGCCTGCGGGAGCGTGGCGAGGCTGTACCGCTGGGCCCTGGAGTGCCGGCCCTGGTGGCCAACGGTTTCCTGGCCCTGGACGTGGCCGCCAACCGGCTCTGGGTGACCCCTGGAGAGCGGGAGCCCGCCGTGGCGCCGGACTTCGTGCCCTTCGTGCAGCTGCGCCCGCTGAGCGCGCTGGCTGAAGCTGGAGAGGCGGTGCTGCTGCTGCGGGAGGGGCTGCTCCGCCGGGTGCGTTGCCTGCAGCTCGGGAACCCGGGCCTCGGCCCTGCGGTCGCCGTCCCTggacctgcctcggcctccggcCTTGCCGCGGGGTCCGGCCACGACTGCGTGCTGCTGCAAGAGGACTTTCTGGCGCACCGTGGCCGACCCCACGTCTATCTGCAGCACATCCAACTCAACAATCCCACGGAGCGCGTGGCAGCGCTGCAGACTGTGGGGCCCACTGCCAGCCCAGTCCCCAAGGCCTTCACCAGTACCCTGGAGAAGGTTGGAGATCATCAGTTCCTCCTTTACTCAGGCCGGTCCCCGCCTACTTCCACGGGGCTGGTGCACCTGGTGGTGGTGGCTGCCAAGAAGTTAGTGAACCGGCTCCAAGTGGCTCCCAAGACACAGGTGGATGAGACAGTACTGTGGGTTGTGCATGTCTCAGGCCCCATTAACACCCAGGTGCTCAAAAGCAAAGCAGCCAAGGAGCTCAAGGTGCTCCAGGACTTGGCACGGAAGGAAATGCTGGAGCTCTTGGAGATGCCGGCCGGGGAGCTGCTTCAGGACCACCAGCGCCTCTGGGCTCAGCTCTTCAGTCCAG GAGTGGAGATGAAGAAGATCACTGACGCCCACACGCCGTCCGGCCTGACTGTGAACCTGACGCTCTACTACATGCTCTCCTGCTCTCCAGCCCCGCTGctcagcccctccctgagccACAGGGAGCGAGACCAGATGGAGTCGACGCTCAACTACGAAGACCACTGTTTCAGTGGCCACGCCACCATGCATGCCGAGAACCTCTGGCCGGGGCGGCTGTCGACCGTGCAGCAGATCCTGCAGCTCTCCGACCTGTGGAAGCTGACCCTCCAGAAGCGCGGCTGCAAGGGGCTGGTGAAG TTCCAGGCCGACCCCGACGTGCTGCACAACAGCTACGCGTTGCACGGCATCCGCTACAAGAACGACCACATCAACCTGGCCGTGCTGGCGGACGCTGAGGGCAAGCCCTACCTGCACGTGTCCGTGGAGTCGCGCGGCCAGCCCGTGAAGATCTACGCCTGCGAGGCGGGCTGCCTGGACGACCCCGTGGAGCTGACCTCGGCGCCTGGGGGCCACACCTTCTCGGTCATGGTGACGCAGCCCATCACGCCGCTGCTATACATCTCCACCGACCTCACGCACCTGCAGGACCTGCGGCACACGCTGCACCTCAAGGCCATCTTGGCCCACGACGAGCACATGGCCCAGCAGGACCCTGGGCTGCCCTTCCTCTTCTGGTTCAGCGTGGCCTCCCTCATCACCCTCTTCCACCTCTTCCTCTTCAAGCTCATCTACAACGAGTACTGTGGGCCTGGAGCCAAGCCCCTCTTCAGGAGTAAG GAAGATCCCAGTGTCTGA